One genomic region from Zonotrichia leucophrys gambelii isolate GWCS_2022_RI chromosome 26, RI_Zleu_2.0, whole genome shotgun sequence encodes:
- the GOLT1A gene encoding vesicle transport protein GOT1A, producing the protein MVALSDFQRIGVGLVGFGLFFLLFGILLYFDSVLLAFGNLLFLSGLVFIIGFRRTFTFFFQWPKLKGTSFFFGGLIVVLMRWPILGMLLEAYGFISLFRSFFPVAFGFLGSLANIPLLSQLLQKMGDSGSMV; encoded by the exons ATGGTGGCCCTGAGCGACTTCCAGC GGATTGGAGTGGGCCTGGTCGGCTTCggcctcttcttcctcctctttggGATCCTCCTGTACTTCGACTCGGTGCTCCTGGCTTTTGGGAAC ctcctcttcctctctggcTTGGTCTTCATCATCGGCTTCCGGAGGaccttcaccttcttcttccaGTGGCCCAAGCTGAAGGGCACCAGCTTCTTCTTCGGGGGGCTCATTGTGGTCCTCATGCGGTGGCCGATCCTGGGCATGCTGCTGGAGGCCTACGGCTTCATCTCCCTCTTCAG GAGCTTCTTCCCGGtggcttttgggtttttgggctCGCTGGCAAACATCCCGCTGCTGAGCCAG